The following proteins are encoded in a genomic region of Ptychodera flava strain L36383 chromosome 23 unlocalized genomic scaffold, AS_Pfla_20210202 Scaffold_24__1_contigs__length_23054250_pilon, whole genome shotgun sequence:
- the LOC139124850 gene encoding small ribosomal subunit protein eS27 isoform X1 — protein MPLARDLLHPSPELEKRRHKKKRLVQSPNSYFMDVKCPGCYKITTVFSHAQTVVLCVGCSTVLCQPTGGRARLTEGCSFRRKAH, from the exons ATGCCT CTCGCGAGAGATTTACTTCATCCAAGCCCTGAGCTTGAGAAGAGAAGACACAAGAAGAAGCGTCTTGTACAGAGTCCTAATTCATATTTCATGGATGTCAAATGTCCAG GTTGTTACAAAATCACCACAGTGTTTAGCCATGCACAGACTGTGGTACTCTGCGTAGGATGTTCAACTGTACTTTGTCAACCCACAGGAGGCAGAGCAAGGCTTACGGAAG GTTGTTCGTTCAGAAGGAAGGCTCATTAG
- the LOC139124850 gene encoding small ribosomal subunit protein eS27 isoform X2 → MPLARDLLHPSPELEKRRHKKKRLVQSPNSYFMDVKCPGCYKITTVFSHAQTVVLCVGCSTVLCQPTGGRARLTEGCSFRRKAH, encoded by the exons ATGCCA CTCGCGAGAGATTTACTTCATCCAAGCCCTGAGCTTGAGAAGAGAAGACACAAGAAGAAGCGTCTTGTACAGAGTCCTAATTCATATTTCATGGATGTCAAATGTCCAG GTTGTTACAAAATCACCACAGTGTTTAGCCATGCACAGACTGTGGTACTCTGCGTAGGATGTTCAACTGTACTTTGTCAACCCACAGGAGGCAGAGCAAGGCTTACGGAAG GTTGTTCGTTCAGAAGGAAGGCTCATTAG